The following is a genomic window from Litoribacterium kuwaitense.
GAGGTTGCATGGAGAAACTAATCATGCGAAAACCAAGCGAATCCTTCCATGCGTAAAATATCCAAGGTACGAAAGAAACTCCGAATCGTCGGACATCTAGGGCGGGAACTTCCCGAAGTAACGCTCATGGAGACGAAAGGCTGCTTTCATCGTGGAAGTGAGAAGCTCCCACTTTAAGCGAAGCTAAGTGGTGAGTAGTTCACCAGGTTGTGCCCTCAAATATTTTAAGGTGTTGGATTTTTTGTATGTGATAATCATGAACTCGTGTCGTTCTGCCACCGCATTGAGGAGTGTTGATTCCACACCAAAACAGTCGAGTGATTTTGACTCACTGGCAAGGCTCTTATTCATTACATTCAACTAGTGTAGAGTTGTGTATTTTTACGTTTCAAAGCTTTGCAACTTTTAATTTGCACTACACACAGCGATCTGCATGTCAATCATTGCTTGGAATTACTAGCATGATGTGTGCGAAATTGACTCGGCGAGAAACCAGTATGTCGTTTAAATGCATTATAAAAACTAGAGATACTTTGATACCCAATGCTATAACCGATCTGTGTACTATTCAATGCCGTTGTTAGAAGTAATTCCTTCGCTTTATTTACTCTCACTCTCTCTAAATACATGCGCGGAGTGCACCCTACTCGTTCTTTAAAAATCCGATTCAGGTGATAGCGACTAACGCCCACACTTGATGAAATATCTTGTAAAGACAGATGTTGTATATAGTTATTTTTTATCATTCGGATCGTATCTTCTAAAATAAAATGTACTGGATCATATTTGCTAAACCTTAAATCTGGTCTACATCTTTTACACGGCCTATAGCCTGCCTTTTGAGCTTCACAAGCAGACGCAAAAAAAGAAACATTCTCATCGTTAGGAGCCCTAGATTTACAAGAAGGACGACAGAATATCCCTGTTGTTTTCACTGCGTAAAAGAATACCCCATCATATGCCGAATCACATGATATCGTGGCATTCCACATCGTGTCCTCGGAAAGATCATGTTGATTCATTGCTTTCAACCCCCCTTATAGGCGAAAAGCTTTTTTACTCAAAATCATATAAACCACATAGATAGCTATGACAATGAAAGGTACAAGTATATATAACTGAAAAAATGGAATAACCAATAAACATAAAACCAAAGAGGTTAAGGATGACCACCATGCCAATGTGCTCTTCCTAAATAACTTAACACCCGCTGCCATGGAAAGAACATAAACTAAAATCCCAAGAGAGGTTGGAATAAACAAAATATCAGCAAATGTCAGCGATAAAGCTTTTGTCACTATGACACCTATCAGCGAAAAACAGATGATAAATAAAACCATTCGTCTTGGAATTTGCGTCGTTACATCTTGCTTTGAAAAAAACTTTGGAAAAGCACCATCCCTGCTTAATGAATAACCTAATTGCGTCAAGCTCGCTACAAAAGCATTTGATGTCCCTGTACAAATAATAAACGCCAAAATAGCAGTGACGATCTTGGCACCCACTCCTATTGTATCT
Proteins encoded in this region:
- a CDS encoding bifunctional transcriptional activator/DNA repair enzyme AdaA, giving the protein MWNATISCDSAYDGVFFYAVKTTGIFCRPSCKSRAPNDENVSFFASACEAQKAGYRPCKRCRPDLRFSKYDPVHFILEDTIRMIKNNYIQHLSLQDISSSVGVSRYHLNRIFKERVGCTPRMYLERVRVNKAKELLLTTALNSTQIGYSIGYQSISSFYNAFKRHTGFSPSQFRTHHASNSKQ